A single Eremothecium sinecaudum strain ATCC 58844 chromosome VIII, complete sequence DNA region contains:
- a CDS encoding SANT/Myb-like DNA-binding domain-containing protein (Syntenic homolog of Ashbya gossypii ACR237C; Syntenic homolog of Saccharomyces cerevisiae YER088C (DOT6) and YBL054W (TOD6)) has translation MTTTKSIQSSARNPSSWDPQDDVLLRHLKEVKKLGWKEIAQYFQNRTPNACQFRWRRLKSGNLKTGHVAAVGPVTGAVPRGSGSRSNSGSSAAIGGIGESSGGNTSSSDSGRSISVNEATGSRRSGSAAAVTDEPGGDHKESGSLAGAPQTMLFGSVAAGATGKFAKPRSYSFNSTSTSVGHRNGANGADENGGLRAQDEENIGLIPKILIRSRRGSVVQQSQQQQQPLYVGSSPSAVATASANLATSLGTTLVNSKARKDSFSSRSRRSSIQTEHRRLSVSQVVNITPSRRPSVITAPISIGNMFNSERRDSFTLGKETSTSSSRRGSVILPARSLSPSFADLPRHMRSHHQQKLQHPQSVLAPNSSTLQKPWLPEEDELLQARYERKLSLDELSILLPHRSDKEIQWRIDSISPLVSSTVNRSTPASPFRGERERSFNDDTAIEEDEDDRNDEFKDYTPVDHENNASSKSCHSGAQKQTSPIFFTKSKENSPTTSDGTARSNTTIPTQNGDPNSKVMNFGSHATSNKGTIPNIEYPMPPNNEFHSMMIHHSHHHHPQPAAIPLPSLNSIFKNVL, from the coding sequence ATGACTACTACTAAGTCCATACAAAGCAGTGCAAGGAATCCTTCCTCCTGGGATCCTCAGGATGACGTGCTCTTGCGCCATTTGAAAGAAGTTAAGAAGTTAGGCTGGAAAGAAATTGCACAGTACTTCCAAAATCGTACTCCTAACGCTTGTCAATTTAGATGGAGACGTTTGAAGTCTGGTAACTTAAAGACTGGACatgttgctgctgttggGCCTGTTACTGGAGCTGTGCCGCGGGGATCTGGGTCTCGTTCGAATAGCGGCAGTTCTGCGGCGATAGGAGGTATTGGAGAGAGCAGTGGCGGTAACACCAGTAGCAGTGACTCTGGAAGAAGTATTTCTGTGAATGAAGCTACTGGCTCAAGAAGATCAGGCTCCGCGGCCGCCGTTACCGATGAACCTGGGGGCGATCACAAGGAGAGCGGAAGTTTGGCTGGAGCGCCGCAAACTATGTTATTTGGTAGTGTTGCGGCTGGGGCTACAGGTAAGTTTGCGAAGCCTAGGTCATATTCGTTTAACTCTACGAGTACCTCGGTGGGCCATAGAAACGGTGCCAACGGTGCTGATGAAAACGGCGGGTTGCGTGCTCAAGATGAGGAGAATATCGGTCTTATTCCTAAGATTCTAATCAGGTCTAGACGTGGCTCTGTAGTTCAGCAGAGtcaacaacagcagcagccgCTGTATGTTGGATCTTCTCCATCCGCTGTGGCCACAGCATCTGCTAATCTAGCCACATCGTTGGGTACTACGTTAGTTAACTCAAAGGCAAGGAAAGACTCTTTTTCATCGAGATCAAGGAGGTCGTCTATTCAGACCGAGCATAGACGTTTGTCTGTTTCCCAGGTGGTAAACATTACTCCATCTCGTCGTCCTTCTGTTATAACAGCTCCAATTTCTATTGGCAATATGTTCAACTCTGAAAGGCGGGATTCTTTCACCCTAGGCAAAGAAACTTCAACCTCCAGCTCAAGAAGAGGTTCAGTGATACTTCCAGCCAGGTCGCTTTCTCCAAGCTTTGCTGATTTGCCTAGGCACATGCGCTCGCACCACCAGCAGAAGCTGCAACATCCTCAGTCAGTCTTGGCACCAAATTCGTCTACTTTGCAGAAGCCTTGGTTGCCTGAAGAGGATGAGTTGCTTCAAGCACGCTACGAGCGCAAGTTATCGCTTGACGAGCTTTCTATTTTGTTGCCTCATCGTTCGGATAAGGAAATCCAGTGGAGAATTGATTCCATTTCTCCTCTGGTATCGTCAACAGTTAATCGCTCTACTCCAGCCTCTCCATTCAGAGGAGAACGCGAACGCTCCTTTAATGATGACACTGccattgaagaagatgaagacgaCCGTAATGACGAGTTCAAGGACTATACGCCTGTTGACCATGAAAACAATGCCTCTTCTAAATCATGTCACTCTGGTGCACAGAAACAAACGTCGCCTATATTCTTTACCAAGAGCAAGGAAAATTCTCCAACTACTAGTGATGGAACTGCGAGATCTAATACTACGATTCCTACTCAGAACGGTGACCCTAATAGTAAGGTTATGAATTTTGGCAGCCATGCAACAAGTAATAAAGGCACTATCCCTAATATAGAGTATCCAATGCCACCTAATAATGAGTTTCATAGCATGATGATTCACCATAGTCATCACCACCATCCACAACCAGCTGCTATTCCACTGCCAAGTCTGAACAGCATTTTCAAGAATGTGCTATAA
- the SAS3 gene encoding histone acetyltransferase (Syntenic homolog of Ashbya gossypii ACR236W; Syntenic homolog of Saccharomyces cerevisiae YBL052C (SAS3)): MPSKLRNSSTTPRTNRLLDGLKINDIIHNSIQEEAINDPNSRRHRRQRSWKVPDYRIRKSKSSIAALPVSDDIYIWNGLNPNVEFLDENKSKVKIRYDPLKVYKFSRIIDSSMEDSQYSSQNHDFELYETESLLNKLDNESYPYRGAIENKKDYATNKTIPTVRDRKIFQKLLLQSATAARTNGNTLLAFPNESVCATSKSSYKNMNTKIEYIYFNDCEIKTWYTAPYPEEYNKNRILYICDSCLKYMKSKYVYYRHKLKCPMIHPPGNEIYRDGRISLWEVDGREQVIYCQNLCLLAKLFLNSKTLYYDVEPFVFYVLTEKVESEFRFNIVGYFSKEKLNTADYNLSCILVLPTYQRLGYGHLLIDFSYLLSRSEYKWGTPEKPLSDLGLLSYRNYWRITMVHVLYRLRPLVENCNNVKVSLEDLSNLTGMSPTDVIFGLEQLGCFYKYRNNGKQKYIIKVNDWEVLRQTKEKWESKGYIKLNTSKLIWKPLIFGPSCGINAVGTLVETSTGAQRNTSAVGSNESNDIFKNSISMLVNFMQDDIKDSRSMDEVAWEKINQQISSSSAKDDCAIDFDDVTELAYVHPSSPSNVSKNPGKQAKRRSASLPADDDILLEELEADDIEVDENSDDEYNSAEDDDDDDDDDDDDDEPENELKLDDHDNYDYVSEDSEQAIIEEVAPLIKPTERRRRSRRVYSDRNCNRRLRSISSSLFNNSQRRGIDLEEEQWIDAEETIASRTGRVLRDRST, translated from the coding sequence ATGCCTTCAAAATTGCGTAATAGTTCCACTACACCAAGAACGAACAGATTACTCGATGGGCTGAAAATTAATGATATTATTCATAATAGTATTCAAGAAGAGGCCATCAATGATCCTAATAGCAGAAGACATCGAAGACAGAGATCGTGGAAGGTTCCAGATTACAGAATTCGGAAAAGTAAGTCAAGTATAGCTGCATTGCCAGTATCTGATGATATTTATATATGGAATGGGTTAAATCCTAACGTGGAATTTCttgatgaaaataaaaGTAAGGTCAAGATACGATATGACCCTTTGAAAGTTTACAAGTTTAGTCGCATAATTGACTCTTCTATGGAAGACAGCCAATACTCTAGTCAAAACCATGATTTTGAACTTTATGAGACGGAAAGCTTGTTAAACAAGTTGGATAACGAGTCATATCCATATCGCGGAGCTATAGAGAACAAGAAGGACTATGCTACAAATAAAACAATTCCTACAGTACGGGATCGGAAGATATTCCAAAAGCTGTTGTTGCAGAGTGCAACGGCGGCGCGTACAAATGGTAATACACTTCTAGCTTTTCCCAATGAGTCTGTATGTGCTACTTCGAAGTCGTCATATAAGAACATGAACACGAAAATTGAGTACATATATTTTAATGACTGTGAAATCAAGACATGGTATACAGCTCCATATCCAGAGGAGTACAACAAGAACAGAATCCTTTATATATGTGATTCGTGTCTGAAGTACATGAAGTCCAAGTATGTGTATTACCGCCATAAGCTTAAGTGCCCTATGATTCACCCACCAGGAAATGAAATTTACAGGGACGGAAGGATATCTCTTTGGGAAGTGGATGGGCGTGAACAGGTCATATACTGTCAAAACTTGTGTTTACTAGCAAAGTTATTCCTAAACTCTAAAACCTTATATTACGATGTGGAGCCATTTGTATTCTACGTTTTAACTGAGAAGGTAGAATCTGAATTCAGGTTTAACATTGTGGGCTACTTTTCGAAAGAAAAACTAAATACTGCAGATTATAATCTTAGCTGCATTTTGGTACTTCCGACTTACCAACGGCTTGGCTATGGACATTTATTGATAGACTTTTCATATCTGTTATCCAGAAGTGAATATAAATGGGGTACACCTGAGAAGCCGTTAAGTGATTTAGGACTCCTTTCTTACAGGAATTATTGGAGAATAACAATGGTTCATGTACTCTACCGTCTGCGACCTCTGGTAGAGAACTGTAATAATGTTAAGGTCTCGTTGGAAGATTTGTCTAACCTTACAGGAATGTCACCAACTGATGTCATCTTTGGCCTCGAGCAACTTGGCTGCTTCTACAAGTATCGTAATAATGGGAAACAAAAGTACATTATCAAAGTCAATGATTGGGAAGTTTTGCGGCAAACAAAAGAAAAATGGGAAAGTAAGGGTTATATCAAGTTAAACACTTCTAAATTGATTTGGAAGCCGTTAATCTTTGGTCCATCTTGCGGTATTAATGCTGTTGGCACTTTAGTAGAAACCAGCACTGGCGCACAGAGGAATACGAGCGCTGTGGGCTCCAACGAGAGTAACGATATATTCAAGAATAGCATTTCCATGCTTGTTAATTTCATGCAGGATGATATCAAAGATTCTCGATCAATGGACGAAGTCGCTTGGGAAAAGATCAATCAACAAATCAGCTCCTCCAGTGCTAAAGATGACTGCGCAATAGATTTCGATGATGTGACAGAATTAGCGTATGTGCATCCAAGCTCGCCATCAAATGTTTCAAAGAACCCTGGTAAACAGGCAAAACGGCGTTCAGCATCTCTTCCTGCAGATGACGATATTTTACTTGAGGAATTAGAAGCAGATGACATTgaagttgatgaaaatTCCGATGATGAATATAACAGCgctgaagatgatgatgatgatgatgacgatgacgatgaCGACGACGAACCAGAAAATGAGCTCAAACTCGATGACCATGATAATTATGACTATGTGAGCGAGGACAGCGAGCAAGCAATAATAGAAGAAGTTGCACCGCTCATAAAACCGACTGAAAGAAGGcgaagaagcagaagagTTTATTCCGACCGCAACTGTAATCGAAGGCTGAGATCTATAAGTTCTTCCTTGTTCAATAATTCACAACGGAGAGGTATAGATCTTGAAGAGGAGCAATGGATAGACGCTGAAGAGACCATAGCATCAAGAACGGGACGTGTTTTGCGGGACCGAAGTACATAA
- the PIN4 gene encoding Pin4p (Syntenic homolog of Ashbya gossypii ACR235W; Syntenic homolog of Saccharomyces cerevisiae YBL051C (PIN4)) produces the protein MAHDHGLDAAGLVDSKKLYGGMGLEGSGVGNEADFEVGSGEQEGIANEDSGAEGSQPQLSEDVIPTAIVIKNIPFAIKKEQLLDVIAKMDLPLPYAFNYHFDNGVFRGLAFANFTTTEETTQVVQNLNGKEIGSRRLRVEYKKMLPQAERERIEREKREKRGQLEEQHRSVSNVSLQSLGKLPSEGVISGAGSNIQLFNNFSSGQANGNSNLQSVPAPGLLSAQSTAASINLPKQQSMAPVTERYYIPLPSTSNLPLPPQQLDFNDPDILEMYSQLLLFKDKEKQYHELAYPTGLSAAQKRVINVLCSFLGLVEVYDPSFIIIRRKVLDNATLQSHLQQQGQMTMMQPLQANSTGGSLQRSQSYTSILQAHAAATVAAVQQQQQQQQQQQQQQQRHQIPSQQSQQAQVLHQQPPPSPGQILSHPLASYDNLTSAQQQLLRPQGPATSSLLQNRIPSGYTTSHTPSSSLLRQHGVSPPQNHVPTNSTSTPGRMNNLLYNHPNLSQPTTPSLMSDGRLPPGLQSIDNNGSANSTSHNGSTAPLVPQDTNGSIHSNYSVQSIHDYVPIVSAGNADINSLEDGLTRSLSGLDLGKRNVWG, from the coding sequence ATGGCACACGATCATGGACTAGATGCTGCTGGTCTAGTAGATTCGAAAAAACTTTATGGTGGAATGGGGCTTGAAGGTAGTGGTGTTGGAAATGAGGCAGATTTTGAAGTTGGTTCTGGTGAGCAAGAAGGTATAGCTAATGAAGATTCAGGTGCGGAAGGGTCACAACCTCAATTAAGTGAGGATGTTATTCCTACTGCAATAGTTATTAAGAATATACCTTTTGCGATTAAAAAGGAGCAATTATTGGACGTAATTGCTAAGATGGACTTACCCCTACCATATGCCTTTAATTATCATTTTGATAACGGTGTATTTCGGGGTTTGGCATTTGCTAATTTTACCACCACTGAAGAAACTACTCAAGTTGTTCAGAATTTGAATGGTAAGGAGATTGGTAGCCGGAGGTTGCGGGTGGAGTATAAGAAGATGCTACCTCAGGCTGAACGTGAACGTATTGAAAGGGAGAAAAGAGAGAAACGTGGCCAGTTGGAAGAACAACACCGTTCTGTTTCCAACGTATCTTTGCAATCCTTGGGGAAGCTTCCATCTGAGGGAGTGATTTCTGGTGCTGGATCGAACATTCAGTTGTTCAACAACTTTTCCAGTGGCCAAGCGAATGGTAACTCCAACCTTCAATCGGTGCCTGCTCCTGGTCTGCTATCAGCCCAGAGTACTGCTGCTTCTATAAACTTACCAAAACAGCAATCTATGGCGCCAGTCACTGAAAGATATTATATTCCTTTGCCTTCTACTTCTAATCTGCCTTTACCTCCACAACAGTTGGACTTTAACGATCCTGATATCTTGGAAATGTACTCCCAATTACTATTGTTTAAGGATAAGGAAAAGCAGTATCACGAACTCGCTTATCCAACCGGGCTGTCAGCTGCTCAGAAACGTGTCATCAACGTGTTGTGCTCTTTCTTGGGTTTGGTAGAAGTCTACGATCCCAGTTTTATCATTATCAGGAGAAAGGTGCTGGATAATGCTACTTTGCAGTCCCATTTGCAGCAACAAGGCCAGATGACTATGATGCAACCTCTTCAGGCCAATTCTACAGGTGGCTCTTTGCAGAGATCTCAGTCTTACACTAGTATACTACAGGCTCATGCGGCTGCTACAGTTGCTGCTGTccagcagcaacagcaacagcagcaacagcagcaacagcaacagcaaaGACACCAGATACCATCCCAGCAGTCTCAGCAAGCACAAGTGCTGCATCAACAGCCTCCACCTTCTCCAGGCCAAATTTTGTCCCATCCCCTTGCATCCTACGATAATTTGACCTCTGCTCAACAACAATTGCTGAGGCCCCAGGGTCCTGCTACGTCTTCCTTGTTACAGAACAGGATTCCATCCGGTTACACTACCTCCCACACTCCCTCTTCTTCTCTGTTAAGACAACACGGCGTTTCTCCACCGCAGAATCATGTCCCAACAAACTCTACTTCTACTCCTGGTAGAATGAACAATTTGTTATACAATCACCCAAATTTATCTCAACCAACTACCCCAAGTTTGATGAGCGACGGAAGACTCCCCCCAGGACTACAGTCCATTGACAATAACGGATCCGCTAACAGCACTTCTCACAATGGGTCCACCGCCCCCCTGGTACCTCAAGACACTAACGGCAGCATCCACTCTAACTATTCCGTCCAATCCATCCACGATTATGTCCCAATCGTCTCTGCTGGCAATGCTGACATAAACTCCTTGGAAGACGGCCTAACTAGGAGCTTGAGCGGATTGGATTTAGGAAAGAGAAATGTCTGGGGCTAA
- the BRR6 gene encoding Brr6p (Syntenic homolog of Ashbya gossypii AFR261W; Syntenic homolog of Saccharomyces cerevisiae YGL247W (BRR6)), translating into MVESDVKVSEGKSKQPVRPSKDGDLSRIADYVRFGFNCTIAVGSLYLLVRFILLVRSDVEWRRYQRLIETRAITEKCAIDYELNRCHPLTRLPALREQCEQWLRCMHMEVNSELEESGTLWASTLAKILNEFTEQISFRTVGIILTVTLSVILATNFAFGTYRVYHVQ; encoded by the coding sequence ATGGTTGAATCAGATGTGAAGGTTAGCGAAGGTAAGAGTAAACAGCCTGTTAGACCGTCGAAGGACGGCGATTTATCGCGGATTGCCGATTATGTGCGGTTTGGGTTCAATTGCACCATTGCGGTTGGATCATTGTATCTTCTTGTGCGCTTTATACTATTAGTAAGGTCTGACGTCGAGTGGAGACGGTACCAGAGGCTGATTGAGACCAGAGCGATTACTGAAAAGTGCGCAATCGACTATGAACTTAATAGATGCCATCCGTTGACACGACTTCCTGCACTACGGGAACAATGCGAGCAGTGGCTAAGATGTATGCATATGGAGGTGAATTCAGAGCTTGAAGAGTCTGGAACTCTCTGGGCGTCTACTTTGGCTAAGATATTGAATGAATTTACTGAACAGATAAGTTTCAGGACAGTTGGCATTATATTAACGGTTACATTATCTGTAATATTGGCTACAAACTTTGCGTTTGGAACATACAGAGTGTATCATGTGCAGTGA
- the RAI1 gene encoding decapping nuclease (Syntenic homolog of Ashbya gossypii AFR263C; Syntenic homolog of Saccharomyces cerevisiae YGL246C (RAI1); Tandem gene duplication in Ashbya gossypii): MLEAKLFVQKRSQITTLKQPKELGYYSKTIENEFLIQSDTMLSYYYFPDSYLEKNFDLTAGAKKFKECMDTPDFDQATLHGLLDTIQHYEERRKKKVKADIITFRGIMRKLISSAFDNPKYANVNFRIVSFDGQLFIKEAKEKNSKGSANKNTNSLEFRNYYSGYKFEALTVLSKPFPETPRHILEKRHKKLVDNGEQYISVVRTGIGKCKLILGAEVDCVFDFKEENGDNLKHYAELKCTKAVNTVAEARSFERKIFKTWIQCFLVGINRIIYGFRDENYILKSVEEFTTQEIPILLKNNPQMTNVCLDAVKWYGAFTEWLMATIPPTTGDEIKAYTLVYEYNHLKLAEISESDPEYNDIVHGDAVLSESFKNWRKTLAQKDNNVE; this comes from the coding sequence ATGCTTGAAGCTAAACTGTTTGTTCAGAAGCGAAGCCAGATAACGACTCTGAAACAGCCGAAAGAGCTGGGATACTACTCTAAAACTATAGAAAATGAATTCTTAATTCAAAGCGATACGATGCTTTCATACTATTACTTTCCAGACTCATATTTagaaaagaactttgatCTTACAGCTGGGGCCAAGAAGTTTAAAGAATGCATGGATACGCCAGATTTTGATCAAGCAACATTACATGGCTTATTGGACACAATTCAACACTACGAGGAACggaggaagaagaaggttAAAGCTGATATTATTACATTTCGTGGTATCATGAGAAAACTAATCAGTAGTGCATTTGATAATCCCAAATATGCGAATGTAAATTTTCGGATTGTCTCTTTTGATGGGCAACTCTTCATAAAAGAGGCTAAAGAAAAGAATTCGAAAGGTTCTGCAAACAAAAATACAAATTCCCTGGAATTTAGAAACTACTATAGTGGCTACAAATTTGAGGCATTGACGGTTCTGTCCAAACCGTTTCCCGAAACCCCAAGACATATTTTGGAGAAGAGACATAAAAAATTGGTAGACAATGGCGAACAATATATTTCGGTGGTAAGGACTGGTATTGGCAAATGTAAGCTCATCCTAGGAGCTGAAGTAGACTGTGTTTTCGACTTTAAAGAAGAGAATGGAGATAATTTGAAGCACTATGCAGAACTCAAATGTACCAAGGCAGTTAATACCGTTGCTGAAGCAAGATCTTTCGAGAGGAAGATCTTCAAGACATGGATACAATGCTTCCTAGTAGGCATTAATAGAATAATATATGGATTCCGGGATGAAAATTACATTTTGAAGAGTGTTGAGGAGTTTACTACACAGGAAATACCAATTCTTTTAAAGAATAACCCTCAAATGACGAATGTATGTTTAGATGCCGTAAAATGGTATGGCGCCTTCACAGAATGGCTCATGGCAACCATTCCGCCTACCACAGGGGACGAGATAAAAGCCTATACCTTGGTTTATGAGTATAATCATCTGAAGCTGGCTGAAATCAGCGAATCAGATCCGGAGTATAACGATATCGTACATGGAGACGCAGTGCTTTCTGAATCATTCAAAAACTGGAGGAAGACGCTAGCCCAAAAAGACAATAATGTCGAATAG
- the GUS1 gene encoding glutamate--tRNA ligase GUS1 (Syntenic homolog of Ashbya gossypii AFR264W; Syntenic homolog of Saccharomyces cerevisiae YGL245W (GUS1)): MSITLIIGAKAPSIAYAELIAASIVNGKHPDSIKIEFVEDKKAAAASLDGNTENVLENLVEKFPAVLGSISENDKTWIETARSELVVKDFKKLSSSLEKLESILNFRTFLSGDVKLSAADIAAWGALRSNGVVGSIIRNKVYINVSRWYTSLELRPEFGGAHEFLNKSLKNLKTASNSNKKKETHKANFEIDLPDAKMGEVVTRFPPEPSGYLHIGHAKAAILNQYFAQAYKGKLIIRFDDTNPSREKTEFQDSILEDLTLLGIKGDRVTYSSDYFQQMYDYCVQMIKDGLAYCDDTPTERMREERMEGIASARRERSIEENLRIFTQEMKNGTEEGLTNCVRAKIDYTALNKTLRDPVIYRCNLIPHHRTGTTWKLYPTYDFCVPIVDSLEGVTHALRTIEYRDRNAQYEWMLNAMNLRKVHIWDFARVNFVRTLLSKRKLQWLVDENVVSSWDDPRFPTVRGVRRRGLTIEGLRNFVLSQGPSRNVINLEWNLIWAFNKKVIDPIAPRHTAIVNPVKLSLEGEGAPETPRVEMKPKHKKNPEVGEKKVIYYKNVVIDAEDAEMIEEGEEVTLMDWGNVIIAKKNPDGSLIGKMHLEGDFKKTKLKLTWLADTEDAVKVELVDFDHLISKDRLEEEDNFVDFLTPETEFHTSAIADLNVASMKVGDTIQFERKGYYRLDSLAADGKPYVFFTIPDGKAVNKYGAKK; the protein is encoded by the coding sequence ATGTCAATCACTTTAATTATTGGTGCTAAGGCTCCTTCTATTGCCTACGCTGAGCTAATTGCCGCTAGCATTGTTAATGGAAAACATCCTGATTCAATTAAGATTGAGTTTGTCGAAGACAAGAAGGCTGCTGCCGCTTCTTTGGATGGAAATACCGAAAATGTGCTAGAGAATTTGGTAGAAAAGTTCCCTGCTGTATTAGGATCTATTTCAGAAAATGACAAAACTTGGATTGAAACTGCTAGATCAGAATTGGTAGTTAAGGATTTCAAGAAATTGAGCTCTTCTTTGGAAAAACTAGAATCTATATTGAACTTTAGAACTTTCTTATCAGGTGATGTAAAGCTTTCCGCGGCTGATATTGCTGCATGGGGTGCTTTGAGATCCAATGGTGTTGTTGGTTCTATTATTAGGAATAAAGTTTACATTAATGTTTCTCGTTGGTACACTTCATTGGAATTGAGACCAGAGTTTGGTGGAGCCCATGAATTCTTGAATAAGTCATTGAAGAATCTAAAGACTGCTTCTAACAGCAACAAAAAGAAAGAAACACACAAGGCGAACTTTGAAATTGATCTACCTGATGCCAAGATGGGCGAAGTCGTTACTCGTTTCCCACCTGAACCTTCTGGATACTTGCACATTGGACACGCCAAAGCTGCTATCCTAAACCAATACTTTGCTCAAGCCTACAAAGGTAAGTTGATCATCAGATTTGATGACACTAACCCATCCAGGGAAAAAACAGAGTTCCAAGACTCTATATTGGAAGATTTAACCTTGCTTGGTATCAAAGGTGATAGAGTTACTTACTCTTCCGACTACTTCCAACAAATGTACGACTACTGTGTTCAGATGATTAAAGATGGTCTAGCTTACTGTGATGACACACCAACTGAAAGAATGAGAGAAGAACGTATGGAAGGTATTGCTTCTGCTAGAAGAGAGCGTTCTATCGAAGAAAATTTGAGAATCTTTACCCAGGAAATGAAGAACGGTACTGAAGAGGGTCTAACTAACTGTGTTCGTGCAAAGATTGATTACACTGCTTTGAATAAAACTTTGAGAGATCCAGTTATCTACAGATGTAACCTGATTCCACACCACCGTACTGGTACCACATGGAAGTTGTACCCAACTTACGACTTCTGTGTGCCAATTGTGGATTCTTTGGAAGGTGTTACCCACGCTTTACGTACAATTGAGTACCGTGACCGTAATGCGCAATACGAATGGATGTTGAATGCTATGAATTTGAGAAAAGTCCATATTTGGGACTTTGCCCGTGTCAACTTCGTCCGGACTTTGCTATCAAAGAGAAAGCTACAATGGTTAGTTGACGAAAATGTAGTATCTAGCTGGGATGATCCAAGATTCCCCACTGTTAGAGGTGTTCGTAGAAGAGGTTTAACCATTGAAGGTCTAAGAAACTTTGTTTTGTCTCAAGGACCATCTAGAAACGTTATTAACTTGGAGTGGAATCTAATTTGGGCGTTCAACAAAAAGGTTATTGATCCAATTGCTCCTAGACATACCGCCATCGTCAACCCAGTTAAGCTATCATTGGAGGGAGAAGGTGCTCCTGAGACCCCAAGGGTAGAAATGAAGCCAAAACACAAGAAGAACCCAGAAGTCGGCGAAAAGAAGGTCATATACTACAAGAACGTTGTAATTGACGCCGAAGATGCTGAAATGATTGAAGAGGGCGAAGAAGTTACCTTGATGGACTGGGGTAATGTTATTATTGCCAAGAAAAACCCAGATGGTTCTTTGATCGGTAAGATGCACTTGGAAGGTGACTTTAAGAAGACTAAATTGAAGTTAACTTGGTTGGCAGACACTGAAGATGCTGTTAAAGTTGAACTTGTTGACTTTGACCACTTGATCAGCAAGGATAGgttggaagaagaagacaacTTCGTAGATTTCTTGACACCTGAAACTGAATTCCATACTTCAGCCATTGCTGACTTGAATGTCGCTTCAATGAAGGTCGGTGATACTATTCAATTTGAGAGAAAGGGATACTACAGATTAGACTCTTTGGCCGCAGATGGTAAGCCATACGTCTTTTTCACCATCCCAGACGGAAAAGCTGTTAACAAGTACGGTGCTAAGAAATAA